Proteins found in one Dermacentor silvarum isolate Dsil-2018 chromosome 8, BIME_Dsil_1.4, whole genome shotgun sequence genomic segment:
- the LOC119461620 gene encoding elongation of very long chain fatty acids protein AAEL008004, with the protein MKFSLNPVTLSHQIRQMGDPRTRDYPLVLEPLFVVTLLAAYLYFVKVAGPRWMKNREPFRILNIVRVYNLALVLINLRFLYVVLQFTYLPGGQYNLWCQGITGQMTDDMREYYRTGYVYTVSRYMDLLDTVFFVLRKKFTHVTHLHVIHHTIVVGNVWFYTLFAPEGQVALGMCLNVFVHVVMYSYYFLATLGPGVRKYLWWKKYLTTMQIVQFVIIIVHMSIPLFVECGFPKKLIIMGNLQTFLILCLFINFYIKTYLARPSHPARQDLDGVKDAVGEPLRNGKSD; encoded by the coding sequence ATGAAGTTCAGCCTAAACCCAGTCACGCTGTCGCACCAGATCCGTCAGATGGGCGACCCCAGGACGCGAGACTACCCGCTCGTCCTGGAGCCCCTGTTCGTCGTGACGCTCCTGGCCGCCTACCTCTACTTCGTTAAGGTGGCCGGCCCGCGCTGGATGAAGAATCGGGAGCCGTTCCGCATACTCAACATCGTGCGCGTCTACAACTTGGCGTTGGTGCTCATCAACCTGCGGTTCCTCTACGTGGTACTTCAGTTCACCTACCTGCCCGGCGGCCAGTACAACCTCTGGTGCCAGGGCATCACCGGTCAAATGACCGACGACATGCGCGAGTACTACCGCACGGGCTACGTGTACACGGTGTCCCGCTACATGGACCTCCTGGACACCGTCTTCTTCGTGCTGCGCAAGAAGTTCACCCACGTGACCCACCTGCACGTGATCCACCACACCATCGTGGTCGGCAACGTCTGGTTCTACACGCTGTTCGCGCCCGAGGGCCAGGTCGCGCTGGGGATGTGTCTGAACGTCTTCGTCCACGTCGTCATGTACTCGTACTACTTCCTGGCCACGCTGGGGCCCGGCGTGCGGAAGTACCTCTGGTGGAAGAAGTACCTGACCACCATGCAGATCGTGCAGTTCGTCATCATAATCGTTCACATGTCCATTCCGCTGTTCGTGGAGTGCGGCTTTCCGAAGAAGCTCATCATCATGGGAAACCTGCAGACGTTCCTGATACTCTGTTTGTTCATCAACTTCTACATCAAGACTTACCTCGCCAGGCCCAGTCACCCCGCTCGGCAGGACCTTGATG